A single genomic interval of Daucus carota subsp. sativus chromosome 1, DH1 v3.0, whole genome shotgun sequence harbors:
- the LOC108214154 gene encoding F-box/kelch-repeat protein SKIP25: protein MANTVTPAGKKMKLHHRRHRKPPLLPGLPDHIAETCLARVRPEVLYSVCKLWRNLIYSPNFSPFLSIYVLFVSNRDADRSDSLVLKSFDPVSEKWRSVPALPEDPPLRLLVRHPFFISRNLPVQSVSVSGRLVVVAATTENFAPALLSPVVFNPLTRSWSSAPPLSAARRWCVTGACGNSVYVASGVGSQYNTEVARSVEKLSHFEHFDSICDNFEKNWKWRKLGLLKDGKFSREAIEAVCYRGKLCMVNVKGDYRKEGLVYDVENDTWQEMPEGMLAGWRGPAASMKEECLFVVDESKGALMKYNSDDDHWEEVIEFEKLQGAEHMAAEGGRVCVVCNGGIDIVVVDVVVHPPRVFVVETPEGLQAMSIHVLPRMSLDHSNSLQGLDSV, encoded by the coding sequence ATGGCAAATACAGTCACTCCCGCCGGAAAAAAGATGAAGCTTCACCACCGGCGCCACCGTAAGCCGCCGCTGCTACCTGGACTGCCGGACCACATCGCGGAGACTTGTCTTGCTCGAGTTCGTCCCGAGGTATTGTACTCGGTTTGTAAACTATGGAGGAATTTGATTTATTCGCCGAATTTTTCGCCGTTCTTGTCGATTTATGTGCTGTTTGTATCGAATAGAGATGCGGATCGGAGTGATTCGCTCGTGTTGAAGTCGTTCGATCCGGTGTCGGAGAAGTGGAGGTCGGTGCCGGCGCTGCCGGAGGATCCGCCGCTCCGGTTGCTCGTCCGGCATCCGTTTTTTATATCGAGGAATCTTCCGGTGCAGTCAGTGTCAGTTTCCGGTAGGTTAGTGGTTGTGGCGGCGACGACCGAAAATTTCGCGCCGGCGCTTTTGTCGCCGGTTGTATTTAATCCGTTGACGAGGAGTTGGAGTAGCGCGCCGCCGTTATCAGCTGCGCGGAGGTGGTGCGTGACCGGCGCGTGTGGGAACTCGGTCTATGTAGCGAGCGGAGTCGGATCGCAGTACAATACCGAAGTCGCGCGATCAGTCGAGAAATTATCGCATTTCGAGCACTTCGACTCAATATGCGATAATTTCGAGAAAAATTGGAAATGGAGAAAGCTAGGGTTACTAAAAGACGGAAAATTCAGCAGAGAAGCAATTGAAGCTGTTTGTTACAGAGGCAAATTATGTATGGTGAATGTGAAAGGCGATTACCGCAAAGAAGGCCTAGTTTACGACGTCGAAAACGACACGTGGCAGGAAATGCCTGAGGGAATGCTGGCAGGATGGAGAGGTCCTGCAGCCTCAATGAAGGAGGAATGTTTATTCGTAGTCGATGAATCAAAAGGCGCATTGATGAAGTACAATTCGGATGATGATCATTGGGAGGAAGTGATCGAATTCGAGAAATTGCAAGGAGCTGAGCATATGGCAGCGGAGGGAGGGAGAGTGTGTGTTGTTTGTAACGGCGGAATTGACATTGTTGTGGTGGATGTTGTTGTGCATCCGCCGAGAGTGTTTGTGGTGGAGACTCCGGAGGGATTGCAGGCGATGTCGATTCATGTTTTGCCGCGGATGAGTTTGGATCATTCGAATTCGTTGCAAGGTCTTGATTCTGTTTAA
- the LOC108208529 gene encoding phytochrome-interacting ankyrin-repeat protein 1, with protein MGQEDMVSSRGSRRASRGGGGDRDDRGWTMLHIGARRGDVKEVRRLLNEGVDVNVAAFGPKSHGITPLHLAAKGGHLKVMDALLECGANIDARTKGACGWTPLHTAAKERNRKAVKYLVENGAFLPDDINDARFNPPLHYCSGLEWAYEAMKLLQEENSSSGETSYSSES; from the exons ATGGGTCAAGAGGATATGGTTTCGAGTCGTGGTAGTAGACGAGCTTCGAGGGGTGGAGGTGGTGATAGGGATGATAGGGGGTGGACTATGCTTCATATTGGTGCTCGACGAGGCGATGTCAAGGAG GTGAGACGTCTTCTCAACGAAGGGGTTGATGTTAATGTCGCTGCTTTTGGGCCCAAATCACATGGGATCACCCCTCTCCATCTTGCTGCTAAGGGTGGGCACCTTAAAGTGATGGATGCATTGCTTGAGTGTGGGGCAAATATTGATGCCCGAACCAAGGGTGCCTGTGGCT GGACTCCGCTTCACACTGCAGCCAAAGAAAGAAACAGAAAAGCGGTTAAGTACCTGGTTGAAAATGGTGCCTTCTTGCCTGATGACATTAATGATGCCAGGTTCAATCCTCCCCTCCACTACTGCTCCGGTCTGGAATGGGCCTATGAGGCAATGAAGCTTCTTCAAGAAGAGAACTCGTCATCTGGGGAAACCAGCTACAGCTCCGAAAGCTGA
- the LOC108204665 gene encoding trihelix transcription factor GT-3b yields MKPHTQMYGGGEREHNQTLGARLMSHTTPFSGGGDDFPRRDERVPQWGQQETKDLIGIRAGLERDSKVLKRNKSLWEAVSGKMKERGFVRSPDQCKCKWENLVVRYKGKETSDINTGRQCPFFEELHAFFTARANNAQLEPGAGAAKKRVKRNSRDCSSEDLSVDEDEDENDEVRRSSNPRKKNVKREKQLSRSAQEKQSPRQLSAMNTGSNTTSNLTSIQDMLREFIQQQQRIDMEWRESIEKRAYERLLFEQEWRQSMEKLERERILIEQTWREKEEQRRMRDESRAEKRDALLTALLNKLIQEDRS; encoded by the exons ATGAAACCACACACACAAATGTACGGCGGTGGAGAAAGAGAACACAACCAAACCCTAGGAGCTAGACTAATGTCACACACGACGCCGTTTAGCGGCGGCGGTGATGATTTTCCGAGGAGAGACGAGAGGGTCCCACAGTGGGGTCAGCAAGAAACGAAAGACCTCATTGGGATTCGTGCGGGGTTAGAGAGAGATTCTAAGGTTTTGAAGAGGAATAAGAGCTTGTGGGAAGCTGTGTCGGGGAAGATGAAGGAGAGAGGGTTTGTTAGAAGTCCTGATCAGTGTAAATGCAAGTGGGAGAATCTTGTTGTTCGGTATAAG GGGAAGGAGACATCAGATATTAACACTGGCCGACAATGTCCATTTTTTGAGGAACTTCATGCATTTTTTACTGCAAGAGCAAATAACGCTCAGCTCGAGCCTGGGGCTGGTGCTGCTAAAAAGAGGGTCAAGAGAAATAGTAGAGATTGTTCGTCTGAAGATTTATCAGTAGATGAGGATGAGGATGAAAACGACGAGGTCAGGAGAAGTAGCAATCCTAGGAAAAAGAATGTTAAGAGGGAAAAACAGTTGTCAAGATCTGCACAGGAGAAGCAGTCGCCAAGACAGCTTAGTGCCATGAATACCGGCAGCAATACTACTAGCAATCTGACTAGTATTCAGGATATGCTTCGTGAATTTATTCAACAACAACAAAGGATTGACATGGAGTGGAGGGAATCAATTGAAAAGCGTGCATATGAGAGACTATTATTTGAGCAAGAGTGGCGGCAATCCATGGAGAAACTTGAAAGGGAAAGGATTTTGATTGAACAGACATGGCGGGAGAAGGAAGAACAGAGAAGGATGAGAGATGAAAGCCGGGCTGAAAAGAGAGATGCCCTCTTGACAGCACTTCTAAATAAACTCATCCAAGAAGATCGTTCTTGA